A section of the Anabaena cylindrica PCC 7122 genome encodes:
- a CDS encoding family 1 glycosylhydrolase: MTSIFNSKLKTQFPLEIWAGVECTVNRVGEEYFDQLERNGHAGRLDDLELFAQLSIRRIRYPVLWEKVAPNGLENADWSWTDERLRRLRELGISPIVGLVHHGSGPRNTSLVDPEFPQKLAEFARAVAERYPWVTHYTPINEPLTTARFSGMYGHWYPHGRDNLTFARALLGECCAIALSMKAIREVNPNAQLVQTEDLGKTYSTAKLVYQSGLENERRWLSFDLLCGYVTPTHPMWGYLCYCGISAAELEEACQNTCCPPDIIGINHYLTSDRFLDEHTENYPAWTHGGNGRDKYADVEAVRVCAEGVTDPYTLLKETWERYRLPLAVTEVHLSCTREEQLRWFYEVWNAAQKLQNESVDIRAVTAWALLGSYDWNSLVTRSVGYYESGVFDLRSPQPRETAIAKLIRDLATGNQPNHPLLDTPGWWHRPERLVYPTVSCEHSRGAEGRRRI; encoded by the coding sequence ATGACTTCTATTTTCAACTCGAAACTCAAAACCCAATTTCCTTTAGAAATTTGGGCTGGTGTGGAGTGTACAGTCAATCGTGTGGGTGAGGAGTATTTTGACCAATTAGAGCGCAACGGTCATGCAGGGCGTTTGGATGATCTAGAGTTATTTGCCCAACTGAGTATCAGGAGAATACGCTACCCCGTGCTGTGGGAAAAAGTAGCACCCAATGGATTAGAAAATGCTGATTGGTCATGGACAGATGAGCGGTTGAGGAGATTACGGGAACTTGGTATTAGTCCGATTGTGGGATTAGTACATCATGGCAGTGGACCGCGTAACACTAGTTTGGTAGATCCAGAATTTCCCCAGAAATTAGCTGAGTTTGCCCGTGCGGTAGCAGAGCGCTATCCTTGGGTAACGCATTACACTCCTATAAATGAACCTTTGACGACTGCACGATTTAGTGGAATGTATGGTCATTGGTATCCTCACGGACGGGATAATTTAACTTTTGCTCGTGCTTTGTTGGGGGAATGTTGTGCGATCGCTCTTTCCATGAAGGCAATTCGAGAAGTTAACCCCAATGCACAACTGGTGCAAACAGAAGATTTGGGTAAAACTTACAGTACAGCAAAGCTAGTATATCAATCAGGACTGGAAAACGAACGTCGGTGGTTGAGCTTTGATTTATTGTGTGGTTACGTTACTCCAACTCATCCCATGTGGGGTTACTTATGCTACTGTGGCATCAGCGCGGCGGAACTGGAAGAAGCTTGCCAAAATACTTGTTGTCCACCTGACATTATCGGCATTAACCATTACCTTACGAGCGATCGCTTTTTGGATGAGCATACAGAAAATTATCCAGCTTGGACACATGGTGGAAATGGTCGGGATAAATATGCAGATGTTGAAGCTGTGAGAGTTTGTGCTGAAGGTGTGACAGATCCATACACACTGCTTAAAGAAACATGGGAACGTTATCGACTGCCTCTTGCTGTGACGGAAGTTCACCTTAGTTGCACCCGTGAGGAGCAATTGCGGTGGTTTTATGAGGTGTGGAATGCTGCACAGAAATTACAAAATGAAAGTGTAGATATTCGTGCTGTCACGGCTTGGGCGCTTTTAGGTAGCTACGATTGGAATAGTTTAGTAACTCGCTCAGTCGGCTACTATGAATCAGGTGTATTTGATTTGCGTTCTCCTCAACCAAGAGAAACTGCGATCGCTAAATTAATTCGTGATTTAGCTACTGGTAATCAACCCAATCATCCATTACTTGATACACCAGGATGGTGGCATCGACCAGAGCGTTTGGTCTACCCAACCGTTAGTTGTGAGCATAGCAGAGGGGCAGAGGGGCGGAGGAGAATTTGA
- the glf gene encoding UDP-galactopyranose mutase, producing the protein MPSEKAQRKKNGASRIASSKLSETKQSELGVSSLNLSSLNKHRHTTETITDTADIVCLSHLRWHFVYQRPQHLLSRCVKGKRVFFIEEPIFNQENLRQLEISQDASGVVVVVPHLPEGLSEESVNANLQILIDGFLAEHNIHKYICWYYTPMAIAFTRHWQPQAVVYDCMDELSGFQGAPPTLKNYEAELFRRADLVFTGGQSLYENKVNQHPNVYAFPSSVDITHFGEARNLETEPADQAHIPHPRLGFFGVIDERMDIELLQGIADARPDWHLVMVGPVVKIDPAMLPQSENIHYLGVKTYQQLPEYLAGWDLAMLPFARNEATRFISPTKTPEYLAAGKPVVSTSIRDVVRPYGESKLVRIADTVSDFITAAEKAMQEDTPKSGWLSRVDAFLEQISWDRTWASMIKLIDSAIATSTPRSAIATRDAEEKNNLGAIAKKQAPNIITRDFVFDYLIVGAGFSGSVIAERLATQLGKKVLVVDKRNHIGGNAYDHYNDHGILVHKYGPHIFHTNSREIFEYLSRFTQWRSYEHRVLASVDGQLVPIPINLDTINTLYGMDLNSFEVEDFFKALAEPKEYIYTSEDVVVSKVGRVLYEKFFRGYTRKQWGLDPSELDKSVIARIPTRNNRDNRYFTDTYQSMPLHGFTRLFENMLNHPNIKVMLNTDYQEIEKAIPCREMVYTGPVDDFFDYRYGKLPYRSLDFQHETHNIPVFQPVPVINYPNEHLYTRVTEFKYLTGQEHAKTSIVYEFPKAEGDPYYPVPRPENQEIYKKYKALADATPEVYFVGRLATYKYYNMDQCVGQALSVYKQIAVKV; encoded by the coding sequence ATGCCCAGTGAAAAAGCTCAACGTAAAAAGAACGGTGCTAGTCGTATTGCGTCTTCAAAGCTGAGTGAAACCAAGCAATCTGAGCTAGGTGTATCATCATTGAATTTATCCTCATTAAATAAACATCGTCACACAACAGAAACTATCACAGATACGGCGGATATAGTCTGTTTATCTCACTTGCGATGGCATTTCGTTTATCAAAGACCGCAACATCTTCTCAGTCGCTGTGTTAAGGGAAAGCGGGTATTTTTTATTGAAGAACCAATTTTTAATCAGGAAAATTTGCGGCAATTGGAAATTAGCCAAGATGCCAGCGGAGTTGTGGTTGTTGTTCCCCATTTACCAGAAGGTTTAAGTGAAGAATCTGTCAACGCAAATTTGCAAATTCTAATTGATGGTTTTTTGGCAGAACATAACATCCACAAGTATATTTGTTGGTATTATACACCAATGGCGATCGCATTTACACGGCACTGGCAACCCCAGGCTGTAGTATATGATTGCATGGATGAATTATCTGGATTCCAAGGAGCGCCACCAACTTTAAAAAATTACGAAGCTGAATTATTTCGTCGTGCAGACTTAGTTTTTACGGGGGGACAAAGCCTTTACGAAAATAAAGTTAACCAGCATCCAAATGTCTATGCTTTTCCTAGTAGTGTAGATATAACCCATTTTGGAGAAGCCAGAAACCTGGAGACAGAACCAGCAGATCAAGCGCATATTCCCCATCCCCGTCTGGGCTTCTTTGGTGTAATTGATGAACGGATGGATATTGAACTGCTTCAAGGTATTGCTGATGCGCGTCCTGACTGGCATTTAGTCATGGTTGGCCCGGTTGTAAAAATTGATCCAGCAATGCTGCCACAATCCGAGAATATCCATTATCTCGGTGTTAAAACCTATCAACAGCTACCTGAATATTTAGCAGGATGGGATTTAGCAATGTTGCCATTTGCCCGCAATGAAGCAACACGCTTTATTAGTCCCACTAAAACTCCTGAATATCTTGCAGCCGGCAAACCTGTGGTATCTACCAGTATTCGGGACGTGGTGCGTCCCTATGGAGAATCAAAACTGGTACGCATTGCAGACACAGTTTCTGATTTCATCACCGCTGCTGAAAAAGCAATGCAGGAAGATACTCCAAAATCGGGGTGGTTGAGTCGAGTAGATGCCTTTTTAGAGCAGATTTCTTGGGATCGGACTTGGGCATCAATGATAAAATTGATCGATTCGGCGATCGCTACCAGCACTCCGCGAAGCGCAATCGCTACCCGTGATGCAGAGGAGAAAAATAATCTTGGTGCGATCGCTAAAAAACAAGCACCGAATATCATTACTAGAGACTTTGTTTTTGATTACCTGATTGTTGGTGCAGGCTTTTCTGGTAGCGTCATTGCTGAACGTTTGGCAACTCAGTTAGGAAAGAAAGTGCTGGTTGTCGATAAGCGTAATCACATTGGGGGAAATGCCTACGATCATTACAATGATCATGGTATTCTCGTCCATAAATACGGCCCCCACATTTTTCACACCAATTCCCGCGAAATCTTTGAATACCTCTCACGCTTTACTCAGTGGCGTTCTTATGAACATCGTGTCCTGGCTAGTGTAGATGGTCAATTAGTTCCCATACCTATTAACCTTGACACCATCAACACGCTCTATGGTATGGATCTTAATTCTTTTGAGGTCGAAGATTTTTTCAAAGCACTGGCTGAACCAAAAGAATATATTTACACATCAGAAGATGTAGTGGTCAGCAAAGTCGGACGAGTATTATATGAAAAATTCTTTCGCGGTTACACGCGCAAGCAATGGGGACTTGATCCCTCAGAACTTGATAAATCAGTAATTGCTCGTATTCCCACACGCAACAACCGCGACAATCGTTATTTTACTGATACTTACCAATCGATGCCATTGCATGGCTTTACCCGGTTGTTTGAGAATATGTTAAATCACCCAAATATTAAGGTGATGCTCAATACTGATTACCAGGAAATTGAAAAAGCCATTCCTTGTCGGGAAATGGTTTACACAGGCCCTGTGGACGATTTCTTTGATTACCGCTATGGAAAGTTACCTTATCGTTCTCTTGATTTTCAGCACGAAACCCATAACATCCCAGTATTTCAGCCTGTACCAGTGATCAACTATCCCAATGAACACCTTTATACTCGTGTTACAGAGTTTAAATATCTGACTGGTCAGGAACACGCTAAAACTAGCATCGTTTACGAATTTCCCAAAGCTGAGGGCGACCCTTATTACCCTGTACCACGTCCTGAGAATCAAGAGATTTACAAGAAATACAAGGCGTTAGCAGATGCCACACCGGAGGTATATTTTGTGGGACGGTTGGCAACCTACAAGTATTACAACATGGATCAATGTGTAGGGCAAGCGCTGTCTGTCTACAAGCAAATCGCCGTCAAGGTTTGA
- a CDS encoding retropepsin-like aspartic protease family protein codes for MKAVQRIGIAAVSGMMFLTVTSVAKANDPGGCFMVTSSGKTVSLGQLCGMTSPPSTPKVFRVPIKRRSGQTPIIDVNFNGNQVFEMVVDTGASGILITQGMATALKIQPSGTVKASIADGSIVEFKTGNISTIAVSGAVVNNARVAIAPKAMIGLLGHDFFGKYDVKILEKQVEFHQR; via the coding sequence ATGAAAGCTGTGCAAAGGATAGGGATTGCTGCTGTATCTGGGATGATGTTTTTAACAGTAACATCTGTAGCCAAAGCCAATGATCCTGGTGGTTGTTTTATGGTGACATCATCGGGTAAAACTGTTAGTCTTGGACAACTCTGCGGGATGACATCACCACCATCAACTCCCAAGGTTTTTCGAGTTCCAATTAAGCGTCGTAGCGGACAGACTCCAATTATAGATGTTAATTTTAACGGTAATCAAGTCTTTGAAATGGTTGTTGATACTGGTGCGAGTGGTATTTTGATTACTCAAGGAATGGCTACAGCCCTGAAAATTCAACCTTCAGGAACTGTAAAAGCGAGTATTGCCGATGGTAGTATAGTTGAGTTCAAAACTGGTAATATCTCAACAATTGCTGTTAGTGGTGCTGTTGTTAATAATGCCAGAGTTGCGATCGCACCCAAAGCGATGATTGGGCTGCTGGGACATGATTTTTTTGGGAAATATGATGTCAAAATCTTAGAAAAACAAGTTGAATTTCATCAGCGTTAG
- a CDS encoding PHP domain-containing protein: MVVNFVQTTASTELLRQVFQSIDAESCPSLFNFHMHTVNSDGRLQPSGLMEQAIAIGLKGLAITDHHTIAGYQAAQAWLEDWKWGHPDAHTPHLWSGVEINANLLDIEVHILAYAFDPESSSLNPYLQKKATTGKQYQAANVISAIHDAGGLAVLAHPARYKRSHFDLIPAAVEDGIDGVEAFYAYNNPTPWKPSPVVSEEVQLLAEEFGLFNTCGTDTHGLNLLQRL, from the coding sequence ATGGTTGTAAATTTTGTCCAGACTACTGCTTCCACAGAACTTTTAAGACAAGTATTCCAGAGCATTGATGCCGAAAGTTGTCCTAGTTTATTTAATTTTCATATGCACACGGTCAACTCGGATGGCAGATTGCAGCCAAGTGGATTGATGGAGCAAGCGATCGCAATTGGGCTAAAAGGATTAGCGATTACTGACCATCATACTATTGCTGGCTATCAAGCCGCACAGGCTTGGTTAGAAGATTGGAAGTGGGGTCATCCCGATGCACATACTCCTCATCTGTGGAGTGGTGTAGAAATCAATGCCAATTTGTTGGATATAGAAGTTCACATTTTGGCTTATGCTTTTGATCCAGAAAGCTCTAGTCTCAATCCTTATTTGCAAAAAAAAGCAACTACAGGTAAACAATATCAAGCAGCTAATGTGATATCTGCTATTCATGATGCTGGTGGACTAGCTGTACTTGCTCATCCAGCCAGGTACAAGCGATCGCACTTTGACTTGATTCCCGCTGCTGTGGAAGATGGAATTGACGGTGTTGAAGCTTTCTATGCTTACAACAATCCCACTCCTTGGAAACCCAGTCCTGTTGTATCAGAAGAAGTGCAACTTTTAGCTGAAGAATTTGGGTTATTTAATACCTGTGGTACTGATACTCATGGTTTAAATTTGCTGCAACGTTTGTAA